In Halorientalis sp. LT38, a genomic segment contains:
- the npdG gene encoding NADPH-dependent F420 reductase, translated as MQIALLGGTGDIGEGLALRFAYDTDHDVIVGSREESRAKSKAREYETELDSRGLDVDVQGLDNAAAAATADVVVLAVPAYHLSDTVEAIDAEIDSETVLVTPAVGMQRDEDGFHYNRPGAGSVTELAADAAPDDVPVVGAFHNLPAARLANLDADLGIDTAVVGDDSDAVDTVTRLTEEVEGLRAVDAGPLANAAEIEAITPLLINVAKNNDGMHDLGVRFR; from the coding sequence ATGCAAATCGCACTGCTGGGCGGCACCGGCGACATCGGCGAGGGGCTGGCGCTGCGCTTCGCCTACGACACCGACCACGACGTGATCGTCGGCTCCCGCGAGGAGAGCCGCGCCAAGAGCAAGGCCCGCGAGTACGAGACCGAACTCGACAGCCGCGGTCTCGACGTGGACGTCCAGGGCCTGGACAACGCGGCCGCCGCCGCGACCGCAGACGTGGTCGTCCTCGCCGTGCCGGCCTACCACCTCTCGGACACGGTGGAAGCCATCGACGCCGAGATCGACTCGGAGACCGTGCTCGTGACCCCCGCGGTCGGGATGCAGCGCGACGAGGACGGCTTCCACTACAACCGCCCCGGCGCCGGCAGCGTCACGGAACTGGCCGCCGACGCCGCGCCCGACGACGTGCCCGTCGTCGGCGCGTTCCACAACCTGCCCGCCGCGCGGCTGGCGAACCTCGACGCCGACCTGGGCATCGACACCGCCGTCGTCGGCGACGATTCGGACGCCGTCGACACCGTGACCCGGCTGACCGAGGAGGTCGAGGGCCTCCGGGCCGTCGACGCCGGCCCCCTCGCCAACGCCGCCGAGATCGAGGCGATCACGCCGCTGTTGATCAACGTCGCCAAGAACAACGACGGGATGCACGACCTCGGCGTGCGGTTCCGGTAG
- a CDS encoding RPA12/RPB9/RPC11 RNA polymerase family protein yields MRFCEECGSMMHTEDDTWVCRSCENEEPRDSQAEAAMTTQDGQRDDGAPDVADATQDATETMQVPCPAEDCDSDRADYEMLPKPGGSYEVRLFTCVECGHKWRES; encoded by the coding sequence ATGCGATTCTGTGAGGAGTGTGGTTCGATGATGCACACGGAGGACGACACGTGGGTGTGTCGCTCCTGTGAGAACGAGGAGCCGCGGGACTCGCAAGCGGAAGCGGCGATGACGACCCAGGACGGACAGCGGGACGACGGGGCACCCGACGTGGCCGACGCGACCCAGGACGCCACCGAGACGATGCAGGTGCCCTGTCCGGCCGAGGACTGCGACAGCGACCGGGCCGACTACGAGATGCTGCCGAAGCCGGGCGGCTCCTACGAGGTCCGGCTGTTCACCTGCGTCGAGTGCGGCCACAAGTGGCGCGAGTCCTGA